One stretch of Pararhizobium qamdonense DNA includes these proteins:
- the sthA gene encoding Si-specific NAD(P)(+) transhydrogenase, translated as MNQYDLVVVGSGPAGRRAAIQAAKLSKKVLVIEQGKRVGGVSVHTGTIPSKTLRETALNLTGWRERGFYGRAYRVKEEISAEDLRRRLLITLDHEVEVLEHQFARNRVQHIRGKASFIDPRTMQILKEDGEIIQVSATSILLAVGTKPFRPDYIPFDGKTVLDSDELLEIQELPRSMAVIGAGVIGIEYATIFSALDTQVTLIDPKSMMLDFIDKEIVEDFTYQLRDRNMKLHLGQKAEKVERTADGKCSIKLDSGRVILCEMVLFAAGRMGATDSLNLEAAGLQADNRGRLSVNPETFQTSVPNIYAAGDVVGFPSLASTSMEQGRIAARVAVGAIAKEPPKFFPYGIYAVPEISTCGLTEEEVKERGIPYECGIARFRETSRGHIMGLDSGLLKLIFSLKTRRLLGVHIVGEGATELVHIGQAVLNLKGTVEYFVENTFNYPTLAEAYKIAGLDAGNRMGEIAPKI; from the coding sequence ATGAACCAGTATGATCTCGTGGTTGTCGGCAGTGGACCTGCAGGGCGCAGGGCCGCCATCCAGGCCGCCAAGCTGAGCAAGAAGGTTCTTGTCATCGAGCAGGGAAAGCGTGTCGGCGGCGTTTCGGTGCATACCGGCACGATCCCATCGAAAACCCTGCGCGAAACCGCACTCAACCTCACCGGCTGGCGCGAGCGCGGTTTTTATGGCCGCGCTTACCGGGTAAAGGAAGAGATCAGCGCGGAGGACCTGCGCCGGCGCCTGCTCATCACCCTTGATCACGAGGTCGAGGTGCTGGAACACCAGTTTGCCCGCAACCGCGTCCAGCATATTCGCGGCAAGGCAAGCTTCATCGATCCGCGGACGATGCAGATCCTGAAGGAAGATGGCGAGATCATCCAGGTGTCCGCGACCAGCATCCTGCTGGCCGTCGGCACGAAACCGTTCCGGCCGGATTATATTCCCTTCGACGGCAAGACCGTTCTCGATAGCGACGAATTGCTGGAAATCCAGGAGCTGCCGCGCTCCATGGCCGTGATCGGCGCCGGTGTCATCGGCATCGAATATGCGACCATCTTCAGTGCGCTGGATACGCAGGTCACCCTCATCGATCCAAAATCCATGATGCTCGATTTCATCGACAAGGAGATCGTCGAGGATTTCACCTATCAGCTGCGCGACCGCAACATGAAGCTGCATCTTGGTCAGAAGGCCGAAAAGGTGGAGCGGACGGCGGACGGCAAATGCTCGATCAAGCTCGATAGCGGCCGCGTCATTCTGTGCGAAATGGTGCTGTTTGCTGCCGGGCGCATGGGCGCCACCGATTCGCTCAATCTGGAGGCTGCCGGCCTGCAAGCCGACAATCGCGGCCGCCTCAGCGTCAATCCGGAAACGTTCCAGACCTCGGTTCCCAACATCTATGCCGCAGGCGACGTCGTCGGCTTCCCGAGCCTTGCCTCCACCTCGATGGAACAGGGCCGCATCGCAGCGCGCGTCGCCGTCGGGGCGATCGCCAAGGAACCGCCAAAATTCTTCCCCTACGGCATCTACGCCGTTCCGGAAATCTCCACCTGCGGCCTGACAGAGGAAGAGGTCAAGGAACGCGGCATACCCTATGAATGCGGCATTGCCCGGTTTCGCGAAACATCGCGCGGCCATATCATGGGGCTGGATTCCGGGCTTTTGAAGCTGATTTTCTCGCTGAAGACCCGCCGCCTGCTCGGCGTGCACATTGTCGGCGAAGGCGCGACCGAGCTTGTCCATATCGGCCAGGCGGTCTTGAACCTGAAGGGCACGGTCGAATATTTCGTCGAAAACACCTTCAATTACCCGACGCTTGCCGAAGCCTACAAGATCGCAGGCCTGGATGCCGGCAACCGGATGGGCGAGATCGCTCCAAAGATTTAG
- a CDS encoding DUF1127 domain-containing protein yields the protein MNIARSFNNWRKYRQTCNELGRMSDRELNDLGIGRGDIQYVARQAVK from the coding sequence ATGAATATCGCTCGCTCGTTCAACAATTGGCGCAAGTACCGTCAGACCTGCAACGAACTCGGCCGCATGAGCGACCGCGAACTGAACGACCTCGGCATCGGCCGTGGCGACATCCAGTACGTTGCCCGTCAGGCAGTCAAGTAA
- a CDS encoding DUF2157 domain-containing protein — MYRGRIEKDFNLWVSKGLLDAGAARAMLAEYDGRETVFSAGRVLLVLAAILVSAAILLLVAANWEAIPRVARVAGIVGLIWSFYLGAAACLGRGFKAMGAALLVLATMTFGGAIALVGQMYHLSGDSTDALLVWFAAACVAALAFRSAALAVFCGFLAWAIFGELVVDNDASFEGNGYIYLVPMLVIVVMALVRYANAGMARHLAYLLALAWLGWFYIELPELWVASLLFGAGLVAFLLASLPLSPLYRLARDAGAAPAFYSFALTVMGLAALHTEVEGLGQDIAIGATTLAVALGGIAIAGRLNGPVRFLGYTVFAVETLYLASETLGSILGTSGFFLIAGLVVALIAWLVIRLEKRLSGKTPLEGSVA, encoded by the coding sequence ATGTACCGGGGACGGATCGAAAAAGACTTCAATCTATGGGTTTCAAAGGGCCTGCTCGATGCCGGTGCGGCAAGAGCGATGCTGGCGGAATATGACGGACGCGAAACCGTCTTCAGCGCCGGCCGCGTTCTTCTGGTTCTGGCGGCGATCCTTGTATCGGCCGCCATCCTCCTTCTTGTCGCTGCCAATTGGGAAGCCATCCCGCGCGTTGCGCGCGTTGCCGGTATCGTCGGCCTGATCTGGTCATTCTATCTGGGGGCCGCCGCCTGCCTGGGGCGCGGGTTCAAGGCGATGGGTGCCGCATTGCTGGTGCTGGCGACCATGACCTTCGGCGGTGCGATCGCGCTGGTCGGGCAAATGTACCATCTGTCGGGGGATTCGACCGATGCGTTGCTGGTCTGGTTCGCAGCAGCCTGCGTGGCGGCCTTGGCCTTTCGCTCCGCCGCACTGGCGGTGTTTTGCGGTTTTCTGGCCTGGGCGATTTTCGGGGAACTGGTCGTCGATAACGATGCGTCCTTCGAGGGCAACGGCTATATCTACCTTGTGCCGATGCTGGTCATCGTCGTCATGGCCTTGGTGCGGTACGCCAATGCCGGCATGGCCCGGCATCTCGCCTATCTTCTGGCGCTCGCCTGGCTCGGCTGGTTTTACATCGAATTGCCGGAGCTCTGGGTCGCAAGCCTGCTCTTCGGCGCAGGCCTCGTGGCGTTTCTATTGGCAAGTCTTCCCCTGTCGCCGCTCTACCGCCTGGCCCGCGATGCCGGAGCAGCCCCAGCCTTCTACAGTTTCGCGCTGACCGTGATGGGATTGGCGGCGCTTCACACCGAAGTGGAAGGTCTGGGACAGGATATCGCGATTGGTGCGACGACGCTTGCGGTGGCGCTCGGTGGCATCGCTATTGCCGGACGGCTGAACGGCCCGGTGCGTTTTCTCGGCTACACGGTTTTTGCCGTCGAAACCCTTTATCTGGCCTCCGAGACGCTCGGCAGCATCCTCGGCACATCCGGTTTCTTCCTGATCGCCGGCCTTGTCGTGGCATTGATTGCCTGGCTTGTCATCCGGCTGGAGAAACGCCTGTCTGGTAAAACCCCGTTGGAAGGGAGCGTGGCATGA
- a CDS encoding DUF1127 domain-containing protein produces MNPIRIAKSWINYRRTVAELGNLSNHALTDIGITRFDIRNIASRSFR; encoded by the coding sequence ATGAACCCGATTCGTATCGCAAAAAGCTGGATCAACTATCGCCGTACCGTTGCTGAACTTGGCAACCTGTCCAACCACGCCCTGACGGACATCGGCATCACCCGCTTCGACATCCGCAACATTGCTTCGCGTTCCTTCCGTTAA
- the radC gene encoding RadC family protein — protein sequence MSKPPFSFDGDHSQPPDERGFFAEQQSKRPALTLPAAPQDDAHYHGHRDRLRTRYKDHGDTALADYEILELLLFRLIPRRDTKPIAKALLERFGTLAGVFGASPALLQEVKGIGEAVAFDLKLISTVAHRTLKSDLKGKQVLASWSSVIEYCHAAMAHETREQFRILFLDKRNALIADEVQQTGTVDHTPVYPREVVKRALELSATALILVHNHPSGDPTPSRADIEMTKMIVDTAKPLGITVHDHIIIGKDGHASLKGLRLI from the coding sequence ATGAGCAAGCCCCCTTTCTCTTTCGACGGTGACCATTCGCAACCGCCTGATGAGAGGGGCTTTTTCGCCGAACAGCAATCCAAGCGCCCGGCGCTGACGCTGCCCGCAGCGCCGCAGGACGATGCCCATTATCACGGCCACCGCGACCGGCTGCGCACGCGCTACAAGGATCACGGCGACACGGCGCTGGCCGATTACGAGATCCTCGAACTCCTGCTCTTCCGGCTGATCCCGCGCCGCGACACCAAGCCTATCGCCAAGGCGCTGCTGGAGCGCTTTGGAACTTTAGCCGGCGTTTTTGGCGCTTCCCCGGCTTTGCTGCAGGAAGTGAAGGGCATCGGCGAAGCGGTGGCGTTCGATCTGAAGCTGATTTCGACCGTGGCGCACCGGACGCTTAAAAGCGATCTCAAGGGCAAGCAGGTTCTCGCTTCCTGGTCGTCGGTGATCGAATACTGCCATGCCGCCATGGCGCACGAAACCCGCGAGCAATTCCGCATTCTCTTCCTCGACAAGCGCAATGCGCTGATCGCCGACGAAGTACAGCAGACCGGTACCGTCGATCACACGCCGGTCTATCCGCGCGAAGTGGTCAAGCGCGCTTTGGAACTGTCGGCGACCGCCCTCATTCTCGTCCACAATCATCCGTCCGGCGATCCGACGCCCTCGCGGGCCGATATCGAGATGACGAAGATGATCGTCGATACCGCCAAACCGCTGGGGATCACCGTTCACGATCACATCATCATCGGCAAGGATGGCCATGCCAGCCTGAAGGGGCTGCGCCTGATCTGA
- the tig gene encoding trigger factor: MQVIETLAEGLKRELKVVIPAKDMEARMNERLAETKDKVRINGFRPGKVPFAHLKKMYGKSIMAELVNELVREKPTEILSERGEKSATQPEIAMTENEAEADKILSAEADFEFTLAYEIIPAIELKDVSGIKVTREVVDIDEAEVTEQILKIAENARTYETKKGKAANGDRVTIDYLGKVDGEAFDGGKDEDAELVLGSNRFIPGFEEQLVGLKAGDEKVINVTFPAEYPAANLAGKEATFDITVKDVAAAADVEINDELATKLGLESADKLKEVVRGQIESQYGSMTRQKVKRQILDQLDELYQFDTPQRLVDAEFDNIWRQINTDLEQAGKTFADEDTTEEEARGEYRKLAERRVRLGLVLSEIGEKAGVEVTDEEMQRSLFEQLRQFPGQEKQIIDYFQKTPGAAASLRAPIFEEKVVDHLLSEVNVTDKTVSKEELLADDEDDASDVKKAPKKKAAKAEAAEGEEAAPKKKAPAKKKAADDSAE; encoded by the coding sequence ATGCAGGTTATCGAAACGCTCGCTGAAGGGCTGAAGCGCGAACTCAAGGTCGTTATCCCGGCCAAGGACATGGAAGCTCGTATGAACGAGCGTCTTGCCGAAACCAAGGACAAGGTCCGCATCAACGGTTTCCGTCCGGGCAAGGTGCCTTTCGCACATCTGAAGAAGATGTACGGCAAGTCGATCATGGCCGAGCTCGTCAATGAACTCGTTCGCGAAAAGCCGACCGAAATCCTGTCCGAGCGCGGCGAAAAGTCTGCGACGCAGCCGGAAATCGCGATGACCGAGAACGAAGCCGAAGCGGACAAGATCCTCAGCGCTGAAGCCGATTTCGAATTCACGCTGGCTTACGAAATCATCCCGGCGATCGAACTCAAGGACGTCAGCGGCATCAAGGTGACCCGCGAAGTCGTTGATATCGACGAAGCCGAAGTGACCGAGCAGATCCTCAAGATCGCCGAAAATGCCCGTACCTACGAAACCAAGAAGGGCAAGGCCGCCAATGGCGACCGCGTGACCATCGATTACCTCGGCAAGGTCGATGGCGAAGCCTTCGACGGCGGCAAGGACGAAGATGCTGAGCTGGTTCTCGGCTCCAACCGCTTCATCCCGGGCTTCGAAGAGCAGCTGGTCGGCCTGAAGGCTGGCGACGAGAAGGTCATCAATGTGACGTTCCCTGCTGAATATCCGGCTGCGAACCTTGCTGGCAAGGAAGCCACCTTCGACATCACCGTCAAGGATGTTGCTGCCGCTGCCGACGTTGAAATCAACGACGAACTCGCCACCAAGCTCGGCCTGGAATCGGCTGACAAGCTGAAGGAAGTCGTTCGCGGCCAGATCGAAAGCCAGTACGGCTCGATGACCCGCCAGAAGGTCAAGCGTCAGATCCTCGACCAGCTGGACGAACTCTACCAGTTCGATACGCCGCAGCGCCTCGTCGATGCCGAATTCGACAACATCTGGCGCCAGATCAACACCGACCTCGAGCAGGCCGGCAAGACCTTCGCCGATGAAGACACGACGGAAGAAGAAGCGCGCGGCGAATACCGCAAGCTGGCTGAACGCCGCGTCCGCCTCGGCCTGGTTCTCTCCGAAATCGGCGAAAAGGCCGGCGTTGAGGTAACCGACGAAGAAATGCAGCGTTCGCTGTTTGAACAGCTGCGCCAGTTCCCAGGCCAGGAAAAGCAGATCATCGACTATTTCCAGAAGACCCCAGGTGCCGCCGCCTCGCTGCGCGCCCCGATCTTCGAAGAAAAGGTCGTCGATCACCTGCTCTCCGAAGTTAATGTCACCGACAAGACCGTCAGCAAGGAAGAACTGCTGGCTGACGACGAGGACGACGCTTCGGACGTGAAGAAGGCTCCGAAGAAGAAGGCTGCCAAGGCTGAAGCTGCGGAAGGCGAAGAAGCCGCTCCGAAGAAGAAGGCTCCGGCCAAGAAGAAGGCCGCTGACGACAGCGCCGAATAA
- a CDS encoding GDYXXLXY domain-containing protein has translation MSGNPLIRPLFAAILVALLQTAFLGYMIESRASILRNGVDVVLKTVPVDPRDLLRGDYVILSYDISAIPAEKVTGGFPTEATDAQLSVRLEPQPDGFWAVSEASFNALPPKDGSVIAKSAPFYFYPAVDSPQGSLNVEYGIERYYVPEGEGKVLEEARNASALSVTARVDDDGRMQIRLIAIDGKPLYEEPLY, from the coding sequence ATGAGCGGCAATCCGTTGATAAGACCCTTGTTCGCAGCGATCCTGGTCGCTCTCTTGCAGACAGCCTTCCTCGGCTACATGATCGAAAGCCGCGCCTCGATCCTGCGCAACGGGGTCGATGTGGTGCTGAAAACTGTTCCCGTCGATCCGCGCGATCTCCTGCGCGGCGATTATGTCATCCTCTCCTACGATATTTCGGCCATCCCGGCGGAGAAAGTGACAGGCGGCTTTCCCACCGAGGCAACCGATGCGCAGCTTTCTGTGCGGCTGGAACCGCAACCGGACGGTTTCTGGGCCGTTTCGGAAGCGTCCTTCAACGCTCTGCCGCCAAAGGACGGCAGCGTCATCGCCAAAAGCGCACCATTCTATTTCTATCCGGCGGTGGACAGTCCGCAGGGTTCGTTGAATGTCGAATACGGGATCGAGCGCTATTATGTGCCGGAAGGCGAGGGCAAGGTTCTGGAAGAGGCGCGCAATGCCAGCGCATTGTCGGTGACCGCAAGGGTCGATGACGACGGCCGCATGCAGATCCGCCTGATCGCGATCGACGGCAAGCCACTCTACGAGGAGCCGCTTTATTGA
- a CDS encoding magnesium and cobalt transport protein CorA gives MALQDAEDRLGSEKAASPDAGGSGASASGTDHAPPNKPRSRPGVIAAAVYEHGQRILDIEIKDAHTWKGRDKAVVWIGLHEPDEALLREVQAEFGLHELAIEDAGHAHQRPKLEIYGDAIFVVARTAHMMGEEIVFGETHLFVGRGYVVSVRHGPSTSYNLVRQRCEASPAALAHGENYILYSILDFIVDNYMPVVEGIHAEVEELEERVLRDRLNKKDIERLYFLRRSLLRLRNAVVPLVDVCRRHEHLDLPGMDATLHALFRDVTDHVRRVQEDIDTLREVLAFTFEASLMIGQSEQTEISRKLASWAAILAVPTAIAGIYGMNFDDMPELKFKYGYFVVLALIFVVCSMLYRMFRRAKWL, from the coding sequence ATGGCTTTGCAGGATGCAGAAGACAGGCTCGGCAGCGAGAAAGCTGCATCGCCCGATGCCGGCGGCTCCGGTGCCAGTGCATCCGGTACGGACCACGCGCCGCCCAACAAACCGCGCAGCCGCCCCGGCGTCATCGCGGCCGCCGTCTACGAACATGGCCAGCGCATCCTCGATATCGAGATCAAGGACGCGCATACCTGGAAAGGACGCGACAAGGCCGTCGTCTGGATCGGCCTGCATGAGCCGGATGAGGCGCTGCTGCGCGAGGTCCAGGCCGAGTTCGGCCTGCATGAACTGGCGATCGAAGATGCCGGCCATGCCCATCAGCGCCCGAAGCTGGAAATCTACGGTGACGCGATCTTCGTGGTGGCGCGAACTGCCCATATGATGGGCGAGGAGATCGTCTTTGGGGAAACCCATCTGTTCGTCGGGCGCGGCTATGTGGTCTCGGTGCGCCATGGGCCCTCGACCTCCTACAATCTGGTCAGGCAGCGCTGCGAGGCGTCTCCTGCCGCCCTGGCGCATGGCGAGAACTACATCCTCTATTCCATCCTCGATTTCATCGTCGACAACTATATGCCCGTCGTGGAAGGCATCCATGCCGAAGTCGAGGAACTGGAAGAAAGAGTTCTGCGCGACCGGCTGAACAAGAAAGATATCGAGCGGCTTTATTTCCTGCGCCGCAGCCTGCTGCGGCTGCGCAATGCGGTCGTGCCTCTGGTCGATGTCTGCCGCCGCCACGAGCATCTCGATCTGCCCGGAATGGACGCAACGCTGCACGCACTGTTCCGCGACGTGACCGACCATGTCCGCCGTGTGCAGGAGGATATCGATACGCTGCGCGAGGTGCTTGCCTTCACCTTCGAGGCCAGCTTGATGATAGGCCAATCCGAGCAAACGGAAATTTCGCGCAAGCTCGCATCCTGGGCGGCAATCCTCGCGGTTCCGACAGCGATTGCCGGGATTTACGGGATGAATTTCGATGACATGCCGGAACTGAAGTTCAAATACGGCTATTTCGTCGTCCTGGCATTGATCTTCGTCGTCTGCAGCATGCTCTACCGGATGTTCCGGCGGGCGAAGTGGCTCTGA